One genomic region from uncultured Subdoligranulum sp. encodes:
- a CDS encoding DUF1934 domain-containing protein → MEEKYLITIKGTMEQDGKSDTVELMTRGSLVHKDGAYYIIYKETEATGYAGCTTTVKVAEDARKVSMLRFGKVPSQLIIEKGTRHLCHYETGYGAISLGVAADVIEHQLSDEGGKLKFSYTLDSGAENFISRNLVDITVDALPNQPAQPE, encoded by the coding sequence ATGGAAGAAAAATATCTCATCACCATCAAAGGCACGATGGAGCAGGACGGCAAGAGCGATACCGTCGAGCTGATGACCCGCGGGTCCCTCGTGCACAAGGACGGCGCCTACTATATTATCTATAAAGAGACCGAGGCCACCGGCTACGCCGGCTGCACCACCACCGTCAAGGTGGCGGAGGATGCCCGCAAGGTTTCCATGCTGCGGTTCGGCAAGGTGCCCAGTCAGCTCATCATCGAGAAGGGCACCCGCCATCTCTGCCATTACGAGACCGGCTACGGCGCCATCAGCCTGGGCGTGGCGGCGGATGTCATCGAGCATCAGCTCAGCGACGAGGGCGGCAAGCTGAAATTCAGCTACACGCTGGATTCCGGCGCGGAGAACTTCATCAGCCGCAACCTGGTGGACATCACGGTGGACGCCCTGCCCAACCAGCCCGCCCAACCTGAATAA
- the argS gene encoding arginine--tRNA ligase produces MDYQNYNPRLAALTEARTLLTDAVKAAMAEGTLPEADLPDFIVEIPADVKNGDVASNLAMAGARVFHKAPRQIAEAITAKLDLNGTLFAGADIAGPGFINLFLAQDWFTSVLRAACSNPEYGRTDAGAGKRYNVEFVSANPTGPMHMGNARGGALGDCLAACLDWAGYDVTREFYINDAGNQIEKFGKSLAIRYLQLYKGEEACPLPAECYQGADIIQRAKEFAEVHGDAYVNADFEELKKAIVADALPKNIAGLQRDLGKYRIQYDVWFHESDLHKSGAVKAVVDKLLETGACYKAEDGAIMYRSAQYAAKYGVANKRKTEDGSEEEAKDEVLVRANGIPTYFAADIAYHYNKLAVRGFEKAIDVWGADHHGHVARMKGAMDAIGLHGEQLDVVLMQMVNLMRDGKPVRMSKRTGKAITLTDLLDEVPIDSARFFFNQRESSSTLDFDLDLAVRNDSENPVYYVQYAHARICSVLKKLEEQGITFQGVDSIDAGVLTDPAEQALIRLLAAFPAEIVAAADKYDPARITRYCIDVATAFHRFYNACRILDAEGAVQQNRIALCLAVRGVIRNILTMFKITVPESM; encoded by the coding sequence ATGGACTATCAGAATTACAACCCCCGCCTGGCGGCCCTGACCGAGGCGCGGACCCTGCTGACCGACGCAGTCAAGGCGGCCATGGCCGAGGGCACCCTGCCCGAAGCGGACCTGCCGGACTTCATCGTGGAGATCCCCGCCGACGTGAAGAACGGCGACGTGGCCTCCAACCTGGCCATGGCCGGTGCCCGGGTATTCCACAAGGCGCCCCGCCAGATCGCCGAGGCCATCACCGCCAAGCTGGACCTGAACGGCACCCTGTTTGCCGGGGCGGACATTGCCGGGCCCGGCTTCATCAACCTGTTCCTGGCCCAGGACTGGTTCACCAGCGTGCTGCGCGCCGCCTGCTCCAACCCCGAGTACGGCCGCACCGACGCCGGCGCCGGCAAGCGCTACAACGTGGAATTTGTCTCGGCCAACCCCACCGGCCCCATGCACATGGGCAACGCCCGGGGCGGCGCCCTGGGCGACTGTCTGGCCGCCTGCCTGGACTGGGCCGGCTACGACGTGACCCGCGAGTTCTACATCAACGACGCGGGCAACCAGATCGAGAAGTTCGGCAAGAGCCTGGCCATCCGCTACCTGCAGCTCTACAAGGGCGAGGAGGCCTGCCCGCTGCCCGCCGAGTGCTACCAGGGCGCCGACATCATCCAGCGCGCCAAGGAGTTTGCCGAGGTGCACGGCGACGCCTACGTCAACGCCGACTTCGAGGAGCTGAAGAAGGCCATCGTGGCGGACGCCCTGCCCAAGAACATCGCCGGACTGCAGCGCGACCTGGGCAAGTACCGCATCCAGTACGATGTGTGGTTCCACGAGAGCGACCTGCACAAGAGCGGTGCAGTGAAGGCCGTGGTGGACAAGCTGCTGGAGACCGGCGCCTGCTACAAGGCCGAGGACGGCGCCATCATGTACCGCAGCGCCCAGTACGCCGCCAAGTACGGCGTGGCCAACAAGCGCAAGACCGAGGACGGCAGCGAGGAGGAGGCCAAGGACGAGGTGCTGGTGCGCGCCAACGGCATTCCCACCTACTTTGCCGCCGACATTGCCTACCATTACAACAAGCTGGCGGTGCGCGGCTTTGAGAAGGCCATCGACGTGTGGGGCGCCGACCATCACGGCCATGTGGCCCGCATGAAGGGCGCCATGGACGCCATCGGCCTGCACGGCGAACAGCTGGATGTGGTGCTGATGCAGATGGTCAACCTGATGCGGGACGGCAAGCCTGTGCGGATGAGCAAGCGCACCGGCAAGGCCATCACGCTGACCGACCTGCTGGACGAGGTGCCCATCGATTCCGCCCGGTTCTTCTTCAACCAGCGGGAGAGCTCCTCCACCCTGGACTTTGACCTGGACCTGGCCGTGCGCAACGACAGCGAAAACCCCGTCTACTATGTCCAGTACGCCCACGCCCGCATCTGCTCGGTGCTGAAGAAGCTGGAGGAGCAGGGCATCACCTTCCAGGGCGTGGACAGCATCGACGCCGGCGTGCTCACCGACCCCGCCGAACAGGCGCTGATCCGTCTGCTGGCCGCCTTCCCCGCCGAGATCGTGGCCGCCGCCGACAAGTACGACCCCGCCCGCATCACCCGCTACTGCATCGATGTGGCCACGGCCTTCCACCGCTTCTACAACGCCTGCCGCATCCTGGACGCCGAGGGCGCCGTGCAGCAGAACCGCATTGCCCTGTGCCTGGCCGTGCGCGGCGTGATCCGCAACATCCTGACCATGTTCAAGATCACCGTGCCGGAGTCCATGTAA
- the murI gene encoding glutamate racemase, with amino-acid sequence MDKRPIGVFDSGLGGLTAVRQLRRVLPGEDIVYFGDTGRVPYGSRARDTILQYARQDIRFLLKQDVKFIIAACGTVSSTFPPEEAAKLPVPYTGVVGAASRAAVAATRNRKIGIIGTAATIRSGSYATVIRDMMPDVQITAKACPLFVPLVENGYVQDGNPVTKLVIADYLESVRAAGVDTLILGCTHYPLLKKMIGDYVGASVTLIDSGKVTAQAAAAALADLDLLNGRSEGGTARYYVSDTPDNFAEQEMLFLGEYAGGPVERIAIESY; translated from the coding sequence ATGGACAAACGACCCATCGGCGTCTTTGACAGCGGCCTGGGCGGGCTGACCGCCGTGCGCCAGCTGCGCCGGGTTCTGCCCGGGGAGGATATCGTCTATTTCGGCGACACCGGCCGGGTGCCCTACGGTTCCCGCGCCCGGGACACCATCCTGCAGTATGCACGGCAGGACATCCGCTTTCTGCTGAAGCAGGATGTGAAGTTCATCATCGCCGCCTGCGGCACGGTGTCCTCCACCTTCCCGCCGGAGGAAGCCGCCAAACTGCCGGTGCCCTACACCGGCGTGGTGGGGGCTGCCTCCCGGGCAGCGGTGGCCGCCACCCGCAACCGCAAGATCGGCATCATCGGCACCGCCGCCACCATCCGCAGCGGCTCCTATGCCACCGTCATCCGGGACATGATGCCCGATGTGCAGATCACCGCCAAGGCCTGCCCGCTGTTTGTGCCCCTGGTGGAAAACGGCTACGTGCAGGACGGCAACCCCGTGACCAAACTGGTCATTGCGGATTATCTGGAATCGGTGCGCGCCGCCGGCGTGGACACCCTGATCCTGGGCTGCACCCACTATCCGCTGCTGAAAAAGATGATCGGCGACTATGTGGGCGCATCGGTCACCCTGATCGATTCCGGCAAGGTCACGGCCCAGGCGGCCGCCGCGGCGCTGGCCGATCTGGACCTGCTCAACGGCCGCAGCGAGGGCGGCACCGCGCGCTACTACGTCAGCGACACCCCCGACAATTTTGCCGAGCAGGAAATGCTGTTTCTGGGCGAGTACGCCGGCGGTCCCGTCGAGCGCATCGCCATTGAATCCTATTGA
- a CDS encoding D-alanine--D-alanine ligase family protein: MSEHQKLRVALFFGGVSSEHEVSCVSASAWLRALGEEPCAGRYEVFPVGITKTGRWLACHPTPEAMADGSWEQGADCVPCVLSPDRGDHGLWLLKDGKAELVPIDLCAPILHGKNGEDGTIQGLFELARIPYVGCGVLSSAICMDKVLANTVMDAAGVPHCRWTSALRAEVEQDRAAVLDRAEAALGYPIFVKPANAGSSVGISKAADRAALDAALDVALREDDKVVLEEFIDGQEVECAAIGNPDDPAHISTTRPGEILAGAEFYTYDDKYKNGVSQTLIPARLSEEKLDEVKAEARKAYLALGCAGLARCDFFVERGTGRVLCNELNTLPGFTSISMYPKLMEHEGVHFSQLVDRLLQLAAHRRKGAY, encoded by the coding sequence ATGAGTGAACACCAGAAACTGCGCGTTGCGCTGTTTTTCGGCGGGGTTTCCAGCGAGCACGAGGTCAGCTGCGTTTCGGCGTCGGCCTGGCTGCGCGCCCTGGGCGAGGAACCCTGTGCCGGACGATATGAGGTATTTCCCGTGGGCATCACCAAAACCGGCCGCTGGCTGGCCTGCCACCCCACCCCCGAGGCCATGGCCGACGGCAGCTGGGAGCAGGGTGCCGACTGCGTTCCCTGTGTGCTGAGCCCCGACCGCGGTGACCACGGCCTCTGGCTGCTCAAGGACGGCAAGGCGGAGCTGGTCCCCATCGACCTGTGCGCCCCCATCCTCCACGGCAAGAACGGCGAGGACGGCACCATCCAGGGCCTGTTTGAGCTGGCCCGCATCCCCTACGTGGGCTGCGGCGTGCTGTCCAGCGCCATCTGCATGGACAAAGTCCTGGCCAACACCGTGATGGACGCCGCCGGCGTGCCCCACTGCCGCTGGACCAGCGCCCTCCGCGCCGAGGTGGAACAGGACCGGGCCGCCGTGCTGGACCGGGCCGAAGCTGCCCTGGGCTATCCCATCTTCGTGAAGCCCGCCAACGCCGGTTCCAGCGTGGGCATCTCCAAGGCCGCCGACCGCGCCGCCCTGGACGCCGCCCTGGATGTGGCTTTGCGGGAGGACGACAAGGTGGTGCTGGAGGAGTTCATCGACGGCCAGGAAGTGGAGTGTGCCGCCATCGGCAACCCCGACGATCCCGCCCACATCTCCACCACCCGTCCCGGCGAGATCCTGGCCGGCGCGGAGTTCTACACCTACGACGACAAGTACAAGAACGGTGTCTCCCAGACCCTCATCCCCGCCCGCCTGAGCGAGGAGAAGCTGGACGAAGTGAAGGCCGAGGCCCGCAAGGCCTATCTGGCCCTGGGCTGCGCCGGACTGGCCCGCTGCGACTTCTTTGTGGAGCGCGGCACCGGCCGGGTGCTCTGCAACGAGCTGAACACCCTGCCCGGCTTCACCTCCATCAGCATGTATCCCAAGCTGATGGAGCACGAGGGCGTACACTTTTCGCAGCTGGTGGACCGGCTGCTGCAGCTGGCGGCACACCGCCGTAAGGGGGCCTACTGA
- the infC gene encoding translation initiation factor IF-3: protein MASNSNSKELEINEQIRDKEIRLIGADGTQMGIMSPRDALRMAIDKDLDLVKVAPQAKPPVCKILDYGKYRFEMQKKEKEAKKNQKVVEVKEIRLSLNIDTNDFNTKVNQAAKFLQQGHKLKVSIRFRGREMAHTSLGLDVHKRFAEALAGKAVIDKQPKLEGRSMMMFMSPVPNK from the coding sequence ATCGCCAGCAACAGCAATTCCAAGGAACTGGAAATCAATGAGCAGATCCGCGACAAAGAAATCCGCCTGATCGGGGCGGACGGCACCCAGATGGGCATTATGAGCCCCCGCGACGCTTTGCGCATGGCCATCGACAAAGACCTGGACCTGGTCAAGGTGGCACCGCAGGCCAAGCCGCCGGTGTGCAAGATCCTGGACTACGGCAAGTACCGGTTCGAGATGCAGAAGAAGGAAAAGGAAGCCAAGAAGAACCAGAAAGTGGTGGAAGTCAAGGAGATCCGTCTTTCCCTGAACATCGACACCAACGACTTCAACACCAAGGTGAACCAGGCCGCCAAATTCCTGCAGCAGGGTCACAAGCTCAAGGTCAGCATTCGGTTCCGCGGCCGTGAAATGGCGCACACCAGCCTGGGTCTGGATGTCCACAAACGGTTTGCCGAGGCGTTGGCGGGCAAGGCCGTCATCGACAAGCAGCCCAAACTGGAGGGCCGCAGCATGATGATGTTCATGTCCCCCGTACCCAACAAGTAA
- the rpmI gene encoding 50S ribosomal protein L35: protein MAKMKLKTLSGAKKRFKMTASGKIKRNASKRRHILTKKTTKLTRGLRMPKYVDKTNEATVRKMMPYGG from the coding sequence ATGGCTAAAATGAAGCTCAAGACCCTGTCCGGCGCCAAGAAGCGCTTCAAGATGACTGCTTCCGGCAAGATCAAGCGCAACGCGTCCAAGCGCCGCCATATCCTGACCAAGAAGACCACCAAGCTCACCCGCGGCCTGCGTATGCCCAAGTACGTCGACAAGACCAACGAGGCTACCGTCCGCAAGATGATGCCCTACGGCGGCTGA
- the rplT gene encoding 50S ribosomal protein L20: protein MARIKGATMTHKRRAKTLKLAKGYYGSKSKHFRMAKQAVMKSGNYAFVGRKLKKRQFRNLWITRINNAVRAQGMNYSTFMNGLKKAGIELNRKMLSEMAIHDAASFNALVETAKKAL, encoded by the coding sequence ATGGCTCGTATTAAAGGCGCTACCATGACGCACAAGCGTCGTGCCAAGACTCTCAAACTGGCGAAGGGCTACTACGGCTCCAAGTCCAAGCACTTCCGCATGGCCAAGCAGGCCGTCATGAAATCCGGCAACTACGCCTTCGTCGGCCGCAAGCTGAAGAAGCGCCAGTTCCGCAACCTGTGGATCACCCGCATCAACAACGCGGTGCGTGCCCAGGGCATGAACTACTCCACCTTCATGAACGGCCTGAAGAAGGCCGGCATCGAGCTGAACCGCAAGATGCTGTCCGAGATGGCCATTCACGACGCCGCCAGCTTCAATGCGCTGGTCGAGACCGCCAAGAAGGCTCTGTAA